Below is a genomic region from Phycobacter azelaicus.
ACGTCCTCGACGTTCTTTTTCACCGTCTCCGGCGTGATCCCGTGTTCTTCGTTGTAGGCGATCTGCTTGGCGCGGCGGCGCTCGGTCTCGCCGATGGCGCGCTCCATTGAGCCGGTGATGCGGTCGGCATACATGATCACGCGACCATCGGCGTTACGCGCAGCGCGGCCGATGGTCTGGATCAGCGAGGTCTCTGAGCGCAGGAACCCTTCCTTGTCGGCATCCAGAATGGCCACCAGACCGCATTCGGGGATATCCAGACCTTCCCGCAACAGGTTGATACCCACAAGCACGTCAAACGCCCCAAGGCGCAGGTCGCGCAGGATCTCGATCCGCTCCAGCGTGTCGATGTCGCTGTGCATGTAGCGCACCTTGATGCCCTGCTCATGCAGGTATTCGGTTAGATCCTCTGCCATGCGCTTGGTCAAAACCGTGCAGAGCGTGCGGAAGCCATCCGCCGAGACCTTGCGGATCTCGTCCAGCAGATCGTCCACCTGCATATCGACGGGGCGGATTTCCACCTGCGGATCCAGCAGGCCGGTGGGGCGGATCACCTGTTCAGCAAAGACACCGCCCGATTGCTCCAGCTCCCAGGCCGCGGGCGTGGCCGAAACAAAGACCGACTGCGGGCGCATGGCGTCCCATTCCTCGAACTTCAGCGGTCGGTTGTCCATGCAGGAGGGCAGCCGGAAGCCGTGCTCGGCCAGGGTGAACTTGCGCCTGTGGTCACCCTTGTACATGGCGCCGATCTGCGGCACCGATACATGGCTTTCATCGGCAAAGACAATGGCGTTGTCGGGAATGAATTCAAACAGGGTCGGCGGCGGCTCTCCCGGTGCACGGCCCGTCAGGTAGCGCGAGTAGTTCTCGATCCCGTTGCAATGGCCCGTCGCCTCCAGCATTTCGATGTCGAAATTGGTGCGCTGCTCCAGCCGCTGCGCCTCCAGCAGCTTGCCCTCGCCCACCAGCTGATCCAGCCGCATGCGCAGCTCTTTCTTGATCTCGATGACCGCCTGATTGAGCGTCGGTTTTGGTGTGACATAGTGGGAATTCGCGTAGACCCGGATCTGGTCAAATGATCCGGTGCGCTCACCTGTCAGCGGGTCGAATTCGGTGATCGCCTCCAGCTCTTCGCCAAAGAACGACAGCTTCCATGCACGGTCTTCCAGGTGGGCCGGAAAGACTTCGAGCGTATCGCCCCGCACCCGGAAGGAGCCGCGCTGAAAGGCCTGATCATTGCGCTTGTACTGCTGGGCAACCAGATCGGCCATGACCTGGCGCTGATCGTACATCTCCCCCACCTTCAGATCCTGGGTCATAGCCGAATAGGTTTCGACGCTACCGATACCGTAGATGCAGGAGACCGAGGCAACGATGATCACATCGTCGCGTTCCAACAATGCCCGCGTGGCCGAGTGGCGCATGCGGTCGATCTGCTCGTTGATCTGGCTTTCCTTCTCGATATAGGTATCGCTGCGCGGCACATAGGCTTCGGGCTGGTAGTAATCATAGAAAGAGACGAAATACTCGACCGAGTTTTCCGGGAAAAAGCCTTTGAATTCGCCGTAAAGCTGCGCCGCAAGCGTCTTGTTCGGAGCCAGGATGATGGCAGGGCGCTGAGTTTCCTCGATGACCTTGGCCATGGTAAAGGTCTTGCCGGTGCCCGTCGCGCCAAGCAGCACCTGACTACGCTCTCCCTCCCGCACGCCCTGGCTCAGTTCGGCAATGGCTGTGGGCTGATCGCCTGCCGGGTCGAACTCGGTGTTCATGACGAATCGCTTTCCGCCTTCCAGCTTGGGACGCTGCTGGGCCGCGCGCTCGGTCATCATGGGCAGCGATTTGTCGGAATGTGCGTAGGGCATGGTCGGTCCTGTGTCTTGCGGCATCACAGTTGATCTCTTTTTGTTCCAATTCAAGAGGCCGCGCCGGAAGTTGCCGAAAAAATGCCCATTCCAGCACAGCGGGGAGGGCTTGCCCAGGCCCTGCCTTTCCCACCCTACGCACTTGCCCTGCGACACCGCTGTTTCAGCAAGTGTTGCAACGCAGGCGCAGAGCGTATCTTGGTCATGTTTGTCTCAAACACATGACTAAATCGATCTTGCCGCAGCGCGCCGATCGTCGCATATA
It encodes:
- the uvrB gene encoding excinuclease ABC subunit UvrB, with translation MPYAHSDKSLPMMTERAAQQRPKLEGGKRFVMNTEFDPAGDQPTAIAELSQGVREGERSQVLLGATGTGKTFTMAKVIEETQRPAIILAPNKTLAAQLYGEFKGFFPENSVEYFVSFYDYYQPEAYVPRSDTYIEKESQINEQIDRMRHSATRALLERDDVIIVASVSCIYGIGSVETYSAMTQDLKVGEMYDQRQVMADLVAQQYKRNDQAFQRGSFRVRGDTLEVFPAHLEDRAWKLSFFGEELEAITEFDPLTGERTGSFDQIRVYANSHYVTPKPTLNQAVIEIKKELRMRLDQLVGEGKLLEAQRLEQRTNFDIEMLEATGHCNGIENYSRYLTGRAPGEPPPTLFEFIPDNAIVFADESHVSVPQIGAMYKGDHRRKFTLAEHGFRLPSCMDNRPLKFEEWDAMRPQSVFVSATPAAWELEQSGGVFAEQVIRPTGLLDPQVEIRPVDMQVDDLLDEIRKVSADGFRTLCTVLTKRMAEDLTEYLHEQGIKVRYMHSDIDTLERIEILRDLRLGAFDVLVGINLLREGLDIPECGLVAILDADKEGFLRSETSLIQTIGRAARNADGRVIMYADRITGSMERAIGETERRRAKQIAYNEEHGITPETVKKNVEDVLAGLYQGDVDMNRVTANIDKPMHGANLEAHLNGLREEMRKAAENLEFEEAARLRDEIKRLEAVDLAVSDDPLARQSAVEAASEAATKSRGRSTAGRAGQRGGNVKRRGR